Proteins from a genomic interval of Mycolicibacterium madagascariense:
- a CDS encoding DUF4226 domain-containing protein, translated as MFTQTGRDTANSVGYCEESCQLSNTCAIMRFLGAIVGAPGGEGASCAFIVVVVGFWQQQVNDLMTGIGGLGGFNPPLDSPTPDPTLPPYPAPTYQPQIPGPDGVAPQVPQYPPYIPEQQMPTSSGMPRSTLDGIHDDGGVILKKPGELGPPQYPMGPRYTESPDGSGVWVPDHRPLPPGSVRPAGWDGKGADQAEAADAKLRKTHDALNEADQGLAQHIIDAHTADAQTKTQLQRIQQEIQQGVAAMQPSLGTAAGREQLAEFLDRKASEAKQVASNAQEKSARLVSGFQTVGQQFEASSDPYWDWLHDFRDGSEAIEPIDPGGAAAGPGAGPRSRRASSRRFGGSPSPVSRRPTRRIRSAAVLGRGV; from the coding sequence GTGTTCACCCAGACTGGCCGCGACACCGCGAACAGCGTCGGATACTGCGAGGAGAGCTGCCAGTTATCGAACACATGTGCGATTATGCGCTTTCTTGGCGCGATAGTGGGCGCACCTGGTGGCGAGGGTGCGAGCTGTGCCTTTATCGTCGTTGTCGTGGGGTTCTGGCAACAGCAGGTCAACGACTTGATGACGGGCATCGGCGGGTTGGGCGGTTTCAACCCGCCGTTGGACTCGCCGACGCCGGACCCCACATTGCCGCCATATCCGGCCCCGACGTACCAGCCTCAGATCCCCGGCCCTGATGGTGTTGCTCCGCAGGTGCCGCAGTACCCGCCTTACATCCCCGAGCAGCAGATGCCCACGTCGTCGGGAATGCCGCGCTCCACTCTCGACGGTATTCACGACGACGGCGGCGTAATCCTCAAGAAGCCGGGTGAACTCGGACCGCCGCAGTACCCGATGGGCCCGCGCTACACCGAGTCCCCGGATGGGTCCGGGGTGTGGGTGCCTGATCACCGCCCGTTGCCGCCAGGATCGGTCCGGCCGGCAGGCTGGGACGGCAAGGGCGCCGATCAGGCCGAGGCCGCTGATGCCAAGCTGCGCAAGACCCACGACGCGCTCAACGAAGCCGACCAGGGGTTGGCGCAGCACATCATCGACGCGCACACCGCCGATGCGCAGACCAAGACGCAGCTGCAGCGCATCCAACAGGAGATTCAGCAGGGCGTCGCCGCCATGCAACCGTCCCTGGGCACCGCCGCCGGTCGCGAGCAGCTCGCGGAGTTCCTAGACCGCAAGGCATCTGAGGCCAAGCAGGTCGCGAGCAACGCGCAGGAGAAATCGGCACGACTTGTGTCGGGCTTTCAGACCGTCGGTCAGCAGTTCGAGGCCTCGTCTGATCCGTACTGGGACTGGCTGCATGACTTCCGCGACGGCAGTGAGGCCATCGAGCCGATCGATCCCGGCGGCGCCGCGGCGGGTCCGGGCGCGGGCCCGCGATCCCGCCGAGCATCCTCTAGGCGCTTTGGCGGCTCGCCCTCGCCCGTTAGCCGGCGGCCCACGCGTCGTATCCGGTCCGCAGCCGTGCTGGGTCGCGGCGTTTGA